In Sphingobacterium sp. R2, the genomic stretch GTCCTTCTGGAAATAAATCGATCAGGTCCTGAATATTCTCCTTCGACCAGGTTTCACCTACACCATCATATGCCTGCTCCATCGATTTTTTCAAATCAACATAATCCTTCTTTGTCAAGTTCCGCACTTGAATATCCATATCATTCTCCTTTTTGAAATTAGTTTGTTAAATTTAGTAAATGTAAAGGCCTGACGCAAGGGCTATCCATAGGTAATATACCGGGTATGCCGCATGCACAAAAGGGCCAGCATCCATAGATAACAACTTTTAAATACATAAGTTCGTTCATATCGAGAAAATCCGAAAAGATTAGGTACGATAGGATGTCAGCAGGATCGATAAAACGTTGCTATATTACATTTTGAAGCACGTTTTTAAGAGCGTAACAACAGTAATCATCAAATTACAAACAAAAAAAAGCGCCAATGGGATCATTGACGCTTTTTATATCTCAGGGATAGTTTTTATCAACTATGCTTGACCTTGTGGAGTTCCAAAAGGAAATGCTACAGTAGGGTCACCACCTTGTTGAGGTTGTTCAGCAGCACCTACATCCATTTTGATCGGACCGTTCAATGCTTCGAAACGATTCACGTTATCAACCAATGCACCTAACAAGCGTTTCGCATGCTCCGGAGTCAAAACGATTCTTGATTTCACTTTTGCTTTTGGCACTCCTGGCATCACACGGATAAAGTCAACCACAAATTCAGTATTAGAGTGAGTGATAATCGCAAGATTTGAGTAGATTCCT encodes the following:
- a CDS encoding DUF3467 domain-containing protein, which produces MENNQNQNELSIELTEEVAEGIYSNLAIITHSNTEFVVDFIRVMPGVPKAKVKSRIVLTPEHAKRLLGALVDNVNRFEALNGPIKMDVGAAEQPQQGGDPTVAFPFGTPQGQA